The proteins below are encoded in one region of Oryzias melastigma strain HK-1 linkage group LG7, ASM292280v2, whole genome shotgun sequence:
- the nsun5 gene encoding probable 28S rRNA (cytosine-C(5))-methyltransferase: MALYVKAAEILEKAERKQGALKTLVYDSKFQNIKQLFALVCETQKFSSVLLDIIESTKLLKQTKLKLHLAKVLVYDLLMGQGLKCGGSFKSTMMKHRPRLQAELARMKVKRKVSRNEDLLPVEAQMPPGEQLPRYVRVNSLKTTVEDVVDYLKRDGYTYQGQASRLDDLTLKSKNFVKDMHLPELLVFSPKTDFHDHFLYKAGHIILQDKASCLPAHLLNPPSGSHVIDACAAPGNKTSHLAAIMKNKGRLFAFDLDAKRLATMSTLLLRAGVTCQQLANQDFLKVNPDSPQYKDVEYVLLDPSCSGSGMVCLQDRTAADQTRLASLAAFQLRCLNHAATFPRLKRLVYSTCSIHRQENEDVIAAFLQQNSTFRLVPLLPQWPERGLEPLSQCLRASTSKTRTHGFFVALLEKHSEALSSTPPLTNQNRAVEEEKTVTLEAPDTEDTQTSPPGKTEEVPSSKKKRRKRKKKQKTQGNEH, encoded by the exons ATGGCTTTGTACGTGAAAGCCGCGGAGATCCTGGAGAAAGCAGAGAGGAAACAGGGCGCTCTGAAAACTCTCGTTTACGACAGTAAATTTCAGAACATCAAGCAGctttttgctttagtttgtgAGACCCAGAAGTTTTCCTCCGTCCTGTTGGATATAATCGAGTCTACCAAACTGCTAAAACAGACGAAGCTGAAACTGCACTTAGCTAAAGTGCTCGTGTACGACCTGCTGATGGGGCAGGGTCTGAAGTGCGGAGGATCCTTCAAGTCCACCATGATGAAGCATCGCCCCCGACTGCAAGCGGAGCTGGCCCGCATGAAGGTGAAGCGGAAAGTTAGTAGGAATGAAGACCTCCTCCCTGTGGAGGCCCAGATGCCCCCTGGAGAGCAGCTGCCCAGGTATGTGCGCGTGAACTCCCTCAAGACCACCGTGGAGGATGTCGTGGACTACCTTAAGAGGGATGGCTACACCTACCAGGGACAGGCCTCCAGACTGGATGACTTAACCCTAAAATCGAAGAACTTTGTGAAGGACATGCACCTTCCAGAGCTGCTGGTCTTTTCTCCCAAAACAGACTTCCAtgaccattttctttacaaagcAGGTCACATCATTCTGCAGGACAAAGCCAGCTGCCTTCCTGCTCATCTCCTCAACCCTCCGTCTGGTAGCCATGTCATCGATGCCTGTGCCGCTCCCGGCAACAAAACCAGCCACCTTGCAGCCATCATGAAGAACAAAGGCAGGCTGTTTGCCTTTGATTTGGATGCCAAGCGTTTGGCCACCATGTCAACGTTACTGCTCCGGGCAGGGGTCACCTGTCAGCAGTTGGCCAACCAGGACTTCCTCAAGGTTAACCCAGACAGTCCACAGTATAAAGATGTTGAATATGTTCTCCTGGATCCCTCCTGCAGTGGATCAG GTATGGTGTGTCTGCAGGACCGAACCGCAGCTGATCAGACCCGCTTGGCCTCACTGGCAGCCTTCCAGCTGCGATGTTTGAATCACGCTGCGACGTTTCCTCGCTTAAAACGCTTGGTTTACTCCACCTGCTCCATCCACAGGCAGGAGAATGAAGACGTCATAGCTGCCTTTCTTCAGCAGAACTCCACATTCAG GTTGGTGCCGCTCTTGCCTCAGTGGCCCGAGCGAGGCCTGGAGCCGCTTTCGCAGTGTTTGCGTGCGAGCACATCCAAGACGCGCACACACGGCTTTTTTGTCGCTCTGCTGGAAAAACACAGTGAAGCTCTGAGTTCAACGCCACCGCTCACCAATCAGAACAG AGCTGTTGAAGAGGAGAAAACTGTTACTTTGGAAGCTCCAGACacagaagacacacaaacatctcCACCAGGAAAGACTGAAGAAGTACCCAGCAGCAAGAAGAAGAGGcgaaagagaaagaagaagcagaagacACAGGGAAATGAGCATTAA